Proteins from one Terriglobales bacterium genomic window:
- a CDS encoding DUF2252 domain-containing protein, with product MEQPLKSLSRKIPGPDELRRYGRSRREVASRSALGEWNSKRRRFDPIELIIAANRGRVPRLVPVKIGRMAASPFGFFRGNVPLMAADLATLPTSGLITQICGDAHVRNLGAYAAPDGELIFDINDFDETIRGPWEWDIKRMAASVVLAGREAGCSEERCKEGVLLLMQSYRTSVSKFSNMTFIDLERFHVKRHLRLAPIAEVLQKARHATPLETLEKYTRQTKNRLPAFIESKPLLMHVPRRIVRQVLAALQSYRETLSSERQKLLDQYSPVDVTFKVVGTGSVGTRDYVVLLFGNGFKDPLFLQIKEEPPTAYARYVKEIENFLNEGRRVVEGQRRMQTQCDPLLGWTAIEGRDYLVRQLNDHKAGIEMEELKGQGLTDYVRVCGELLAKGHSRAGNPAALTGYLGSSDKIDKAITKFAFSYADQACRDHTQLKTMIKAGKIQASKE from the coding sequence ATGGAACAACCTTTAAAGTCGCTCAGCAGGAAAATTCCTGGCCCTGATGAACTTCGGCGTTATGGCCGAAGCCGCCGTGAGGTCGCGAGTCGTTCCGCTCTGGGAGAATGGAACAGTAAGCGCCGGCGCTTTGATCCGATTGAATTGATCATAGCTGCCAATCGTGGTCGGGTTCCCAGACTCGTTCCTGTCAAGATTGGGCGCATGGCCGCCTCGCCCTTTGGGTTTTTTCGGGGAAATGTCCCACTCATGGCCGCTGATCTGGCCACCTTGCCCACCAGCGGACTGATCACACAAATCTGCGGAGACGCCCACGTCCGCAATCTCGGGGCTTATGCCGCTCCCGATGGCGAGTTAATTTTCGATATCAACGATTTCGATGAAACCATTCGTGGACCCTGGGAGTGGGACATAAAACGTATGGCGGCAAGTGTGGTGCTTGCCGGCAGAGAGGCTGGCTGCTCTGAAGAGCGCTGTAAAGAAGGAGTGCTTCTGTTGATGCAATCCTATCGCACGTCGGTCTCAAAATTTTCGAATATGACGTTCATTGATCTGGAACGTTTTCATGTGAAGCGTCATTTGCGCCTGGCACCAATCGCGGAGGTTCTCCAGAAGGCCCGCCACGCAACCCCTTTAGAGACTCTGGAAAAATATACGCGCCAGACAAAAAACCGCCTTCCGGCTTTCATTGAATCCAAGCCCTTGCTCATGCATGTCCCTAGGCGCATAGTGCGTCAGGTGCTTGCCGCGCTTCAGAGCTATCGCGAGACTCTTTCGAGTGAGCGCCAGAAGCTGCTCGACCAGTATTCTCCCGTGGATGTCACGTTCAAAGTAGTAGGAACAGGAAGCGTGGGAACACGCGACTACGTCGTGCTTCTGTTCGGCAACGGATTCAAGGATCCTTTGTTCTTGCAAATAAAAGAGGAGCCGCCTACCGCCTATGCGCGCTATGTGAAAGAGATCGAGAATTTTCTAAATGAGGGCCGCCGAGTGGTGGAAGGCCAGCGTCGTATGCAAACCCAGTGCGATCCGCTCCTGGGCTGGACTGCCATCGAAGGCCGCGACTACCTGGTTCGACAGCTCAATGATCATAAGGCCGGCATTGAGATGGAGGAGTTGAAAGGACAGGGGCTGACGGATTATGTCCGGGTATGCGGCGAACTGCTGGCCAAAGGACATTCCCGCGCAGGCAACCCAGCAGCCTTAACCGGATATCTTGGTTCCAGCGACAAGATCGATAAGGCTATTACAAAATTTGCCTTTTCCTATGCCGACCAAGCTTGCCGTGATCATACGCAGCTTAAAACCATGATCAAAGCCGGAAAAATTCAAGCGTCAAAGGAATAA
- a CDS encoding tyrosine-type recombinase/integrase, with amino-acid sequence MQFAITPDESFATAAEIWLQSRKFDGPAAPHGTRRRHRYVSERTLRSYAQYIRSLNQFFGCISIGEINAGHLRKYQATRAPHAGPNKINQELGLLIQVLKRGESWSLELEEAYEPLQYEEGEIPRALSPEEQEHFLSVASSQERWRVIYCYALIVLNTTSSSYEMRGLRLGDVSRGDAMIYVRWGKNKYRVRSVPLLEDGQWAIAQLIERARVLGTRDPQHYLFPMRLITNMWDPTRPVSDWGLVKPWNEVRSSAGFPWFQINALRHTALTRYAEAGTPIEIMKSYAGHISEKMTRHYVQIGEIVKRRYAVAAAQKKPTRIGAAPPWAQSM; translated from the coding sequence ATGCAATTTGCCATTACCCCCGATGAATCTTTTGCCACCGCCGCCGAAATCTGGCTTCAGTCTCGCAAATTCGATGGTCCTGCCGCCCCCCACGGGACTCGGCGCCGTCATCGTTATGTTAGCGAGCGTACCCTGAGGAGTTATGCCCAGTACATCCGTTCGTTGAATCAGTTTTTTGGTTGCATTTCTATCGGTGAAATCAATGCCGGTCATCTGCGCAAATATCAGGCCACACGCGCACCCCATGCTGGCCCTAACAAGATCAACCAGGAGCTTGGCCTGCTGATACAAGTCTTAAAGCGCGGCGAGTCCTGGTCGCTGGAGTTGGAAGAAGCCTATGAGCCGCTGCAATACGAAGAAGGCGAGATTCCGCGGGCACTTTCCCCCGAAGAGCAGGAGCACTTTCTTTCCGTTGCATCCAGCCAGGAGCGCTGGCGGGTCATATATTGTTATGCGCTCATCGTTCTTAATACCACGTCTTCAAGCTATGAGATGCGCGGACTGCGCTTGGGCGATGTCTCCCGTGGCGATGCCATGATCTATGTTCGCTGGGGGAAGAACAAATACCGCGTGCGCAGCGTCCCCCTGCTAGAGGATGGCCAGTGGGCAATAGCACAGCTCATCGAGCGTGCCCGCGTTCTCGGTACTCGTGATCCGCAGCACTACCTTTTCCCTATGCGCCTCATCACAAATATGTGGGATCCAACTCGCCCGGTCAGCGATTGGGGCTTGGTAAAACCGTGGAACGAAGTGCGCTCATCTGCCGGCTTCCCCTGGTTCCAGATCAACGCCCTGCGTCACACCGCACTTACCCGCTACGCTGAGGCTGGCACGCCGATAGAGATCATGAAGTCCTACGCCGGCCACATCAGCGAGAAAATGACGCGCCATTACGTGCAGATTGGCGAGATCGTAAAGCGGCGCTACGCGGTCGCGGCCGCGCAGAAAAAGCCCACCAGAATAGGAGCGGCGCCTCCCTGGGCGCAGTCCATGTAA
- a CDS encoding DUF1203 domain-containing protein has product MSSIRVIAIPTKLAERVRATLEAPGYGHPAYIEVATGYGPCRHCLHTFQIGEEKRILFTYDPFHGLEPLPLPGPIFIHAEPCHRHEESSGFPKDIRSHRLTMIAYGAGRKIAGEEYVDNGLVEGPVESLLALPGVRYLHVRDTEAGCYDFRLERAE; this is encoded by the coding sequence ATGAGTTCCATTCGAGTCATCGCGATCCCAACTAAGCTTGCAGAACGTGTACGCGCGACTCTTGAAGCACCCGGGTATGGACATCCTGCCTACATAGAAGTTGCAACCGGGTACGGTCCATGTCGACATTGTCTCCACACCTTCCAAATTGGAGAAGAGAAGCGCATTTTGTTTACCTACGATCCTTTCCATGGTTTAGAACCATTGCCACTGCCGGGCCCCATCTTCATTCATGCCGAACCGTGCCATCGGCATGAAGAGAGTTCGGGATTTCCTAAAGACATTCGCTCGCATCGGCTCACCATGATTGCCTACGGCGCGGGGCGGAAAATAGCAGGAGAGGAGTACGTCGATAATGGTCTGGTTGAAGGGCCGGTTGAAAGCCTACTCGCTCTGCCCGGCGTCCGGTATTTGCACGTTCGTGACACAGAAGCTGGTTGCTATGACTTTCGCCTAGAACGTGCTGAGTAA
- a CDS encoding glycosyl hydrolase 108 family protein, whose amino-acid sequence MADFQQAFDFMLPHEGQYVSDPTDPGSETKYGISKRSYPKLNIKNLTVEQAAQIYERDFWEKIHGGKIQDQALANKLFDLAVNMGVGRAIRLLQEASGLCGLPLKEDGVMGTQTLTVINMCNSGALLLEFKALASSYYRELAHVHPALQRFLGGWLKRAAA is encoded by the coding sequence ATGGCTGACTTTCAGCAAGCGTTCGATTTCATGCTCCCGCATGAGGGGCAATATGTAAGTGATCCCACCGATCCCGGTAGTGAGACGAAATATGGGATCAGCAAGCGATCGTATCCCAAGTTGAATATCAAGAACCTGACCGTGGAACAAGCGGCGCAAATCTATGAACGTGATTTCTGGGAAAAGATTCATGGCGGCAAGATTCAGGATCAGGCTCTAGCCAACAAACTTTTCGATCTGGCGGTGAATATGGGCGTAGGGCGCGCGATTCGGTTACTTCAAGAAGCCTCTGGGCTTTGCGGTCTGCCGCTCAAGGAAGATGGTGTCATGGGAACGCAGACGCTCACTGTCATTAATATGTGCAACTCCGGTGCGCTGCTGCTGGAATTCAAAGCGCTGGCTTCGAGTTACTATCGCGAGCTGGCGCATGTGCATCCGGCGCTGCAGCGCTTTTTAGGTGGGTGGCTGAAACGAGCAGCGGCTTAA
- a CDS encoding histidine phosphatase family protein, with amino-acid sequence MENTLYLIRHAPTRLNDPEHERSRGWGMFPPDPEKLKELVPQIAEVLQNESIRRLVASDLPRAAVTARELGKEMGIPHHVTRQLRTWNTGGMTGKSEKEVVPLKKKYIEHPDLKPPDGEPFEAFEKRWGRALRQFMRHNESHPDDQVALVIHGNMDMSAPAIVLEEKVTAKHYDQMRPPGSISVLRWSKGTEPHIDVVNEGIGSNDGSRDADNSEDR; translated from the coding sequence ATGGAAAACACTCTTTATTTAATCCGCCACGCACCTACACGGCTCAACGACCCCGAGCACGAGCGCTCGCGCGGCTGGGGCATGTTTCCGCCAGATCCCGAAAAATTAAAAGAACTGGTCCCACAGATTGCCGAAGTGCTGCAGAACGAAAGCATCCGCCGGCTGGTGGCTTCAGACCTGCCGCGTGCCGCCGTTACAGCCCGTGAGTTGGGGAAAGAGATGGGAATTCCACACCACGTCACGCGTCAGCTTCGCACTTGGAACACGGGCGGTATGACCGGCAAGTCAGAAAAAGAAGTAGTACCGCTAAAGAAGAAATACATCGAGCATCCTGATTTGAAGCCACCTGATGGTGAACCGTTTGAGGCTTTCGAGAAACGCTGGGGTAGGGCGCTGCGGCAATTTATGAGACATAACGAGAGCCATCCTGATGACCAAGTTGCTCTGGTGATCCACGGAAATATGGATATGTCTGCTCCGGCAATTGTGCTCGAGGAAAAAGTCACCGCCAAACATTATGACCAGATGCGGCCGCCAGGTTCAATTTCGGTTTTGCGCTGGAGCAAAGGCACTGAACCACACATTGACGTCGTAAACGAAGGGATAGGCAGCAATGACGGAAGCCGAGACGCTGATAATTCAGAAGATAGATGA